Proteins encoded within one genomic window of Actinoplanes octamycinicus:
- a CDS encoding alpha/beta hydrolase gives MLLTRAALTSEIIGAEVPYTVLSPEDWSPDEALPLVLVLHGANSSAEVLAMMQPIIESVPLPRALIACVSTPTVGGFYLGRWERLVAEEFPAEFNVTRIALVGSSMGGFGALRIAFADPERFSAVAAISPALLPEGDARGPQHTLSVLAQLAAETDESVPQRLRANADAVRASDLAIMLRCGDRDVFHLHDGTEQLHRALWELGIAHDYHLVRGADHVGPEAVASLRAAFGFVAAAWTPPSAADRELERAWLDWQAGGRRGDPPRFDAFGASAPTAVRVMMADELAAAAASASRPATGR, from the coding sequence ATGCTCCTGACCCGTGCCGCCCTGACCAGCGAGATCATCGGGGCCGAGGTGCCCTACACCGTGCTCAGCCCGGAGGACTGGTCGCCGGACGAGGCGTTGCCGCTGGTCCTGGTGCTGCACGGGGCGAATTCGTCGGCCGAGGTGCTGGCCATGATGCAGCCGATCATCGAGAGTGTGCCGCTGCCGCGGGCCCTGATCGCCTGTGTCTCCACGCCGACCGTCGGCGGCTTCTACCTGGGCCGCTGGGAGCGGCTGGTCGCCGAGGAGTTCCCGGCTGAGTTCAACGTCACCCGGATCGCGCTGGTCGGCAGCTCGATGGGCGGGTTCGGGGCGCTCCGGATCGCCTTCGCCGACCCGGAGCGGTTCAGCGCGGTCGCGGCGATCTCCCCGGCGCTGCTCCCGGAGGGCGACGCGCGCGGGCCGCAGCACACCCTCAGCGTGCTGGCCCAGCTCGCCGCGGAGACCGACGAGAGCGTCCCGCAGCGGCTGCGGGCCAACGCCGACGCGGTCCGGGCCAGCGACCTGGCGATCATGCTGCGGTGCGGCGACCGGGACGTGTTCCACCTGCACGACGGGACCGAGCAGCTGCACCGCGCGCTGTGGGAGCTCGGCATCGCCCACGACTACCACCTGGTGCGCGGTGCCGATCATGTCGGCCCGGAGGCGGTCGCGTCGCTGCGGGCCGCGTTCGGGTTCGTGGCCGCGGCGTGGACCCCGCCGAGCGCCGCGGACCGCGAGCTGGAGCGGGCGTGGCTCGACTGGCAGGCCGGCGGCAGGCGGGGTGACCCGCCGCGCTTCGACGCCTTCGGGGCGTCCGCGCCGACCGCGGTGCGGGTGATGATGGCCGACGAGCTGGCCGCGGCGGCGGCTAGCGCATCTCGGCCGGCAACCGGACGGTGA
- a CDS encoding GtrA family protein, whose product MWLNRLWRKHHEAAKFLIVGGICFVATTALNYLLKLTVLHEKPVTALAFATVVATILSYVLNREWSFRTRGGREQHHEAALFFAVSAIGIGLNVLPLAVSRYVLDLRVPDVSRPVQEIADFASGIILGTLIAMVFRLWAFKRFVFPHAEARAHRSAPGPRSKLLRHEPRPASPSASTPSSPAPSSTAAPSSTSASPSAPAAPSASASADEPQPRR is encoded by the coding sequence ATGTGGCTGAACCGGTTGTGGCGCAAACATCATGAGGCGGCGAAGTTCCTGATCGTCGGCGGCATCTGTTTCGTCGCCACCACCGCGCTGAACTACCTGCTCAAGCTCACCGTGCTGCACGAGAAACCGGTCACCGCGCTGGCCTTCGCCACCGTGGTCGCCACGATCCTGTCCTACGTGCTGAACCGGGAGTGGTCGTTCCGCACCCGCGGCGGCCGTGAGCAGCATCACGAGGCCGCCCTGTTCTTCGCGGTCAGCGCGATCGGAATCGGTCTCAACGTCCTGCCGCTCGCCGTCTCCCGCTACGTCCTCGACCTGCGCGTGCCGGACGTCAGCCGCCCGGTGCAGGAGATCGCCGACTTCGCCAGCGGCATCATCCTGGGCACGCTGATCGCCATGGTGTTCCGCCTGTGGGCGTTCAAACGCTTCGTCTTCCCGCACGCCGAGGCCCGCGCCCACCGGTCCGCCCCGGGCCCGCGCAGCAAACTCCTGCGCCACGAGCCCCGCCCGGCGTCCCCGTCCGCCTCCACCCCGTCGTCCCCAGCGCCGTCGTCAACCGCCGCGCCGTCGTCAACCTCGGCCTCGCCTTCCGCCCCGGCCGCGCCGTCCGCTTCTGCTTCCGCCGACGAGCCCCAGCCCCGCCGCTAG